A single region of the Salvia miltiorrhiza cultivar Shanhuang (shh) chromosome 8, IMPLAD_Smil_shh, whole genome shotgun sequence genome encodes:
- the LOC131001621 gene encoding polyprenol reductase 2-like isoform X2, giving the protein MSSWIESFFSSLESLLNQASSMAVEALLRAAWIACTLPLLAALITFPKINAFRHFVLQLAVRGKIMDSSSRKFTIPQKYFCHFYIVGVIWTTFLLVTTWIYAYKTTAIVSESSLYSSIASQLTGVSHELSLHKSHSSVVDYKYGIWKSVFLLLLMEAQILRRLIESIYVFKYSPSARMHIAGYLTGLFFYTAAPLSLCCTYSMEVFKLVANLLVEFIVKGKDRMQVTELSFWGHVYPLLQLKWYEWIGAAFFLWGWIHQLRCHAILGSIRENGHKVDEYAIPEGDWFEYVSSPHYLAEFVIYGGLVIASGFYDITIWLVFVFVVANLSLAAGETHKWYIHKFDNYPRNRYAIIPFIY; this is encoded by the exons ATGTCGTCTTGGATTGAAAGCTTCTTCAGCTCCTTAGAATCACTGCTTAATCAGGCGTCATCCATGGCGGTCGAGGCGCTGCTTAGAGCAGCCTGGATTGCATGCACGCTGCCACTTCTGGCGGCGTTGATTACCTTCCCTAAAATCAACGCATTTCGCCACTTCGTGCTTCAGCTCGCCGTCCGCGGCAAGATTATGGACTCTTCCTCCAGa AAATTCACTATTCCTCAGaaatatttttgtcatttttacaTTGTTGGTGTTATATGGACTACTTTTCTACTTGTGACTACTTGGATCTATGCATACAAAACGACTGCAATAGTTTCCGAGTCATCCCTGTATTCGAGTATTGCTAGCCAGTTGACTGGAGTTTCGCACGAGTTGTCCTTGCACAAGTCCCATTCATCGGTGGTTGATTACAAATATGGGATATGGAAGTCTGTGTTTTTGCTTCTGTTGATGGAAGCTCAAATCTTGCGGCGCCTTATAGAGAGTATATACGTGTTCAAGTATAGTCCCTCTGCTCGGATGCATATTGCTGGTTACCTCACCGGCCTTTT TTTCTATACTGCAGCTCCACTATCCCTCTGCTGCACATACTCTATGGAGGTGTTCAAACTTGTGGCAAATTTGCTTGTAGAATTTATTGTTAAAGGGAAAGATAGAATGCAAGTCACGGAACTTAGTTTTTGGGGGCATGTGTATCCTCTTTTGCAACTCAAATGGTATGAATGGATTGGTGCTGCTTTTTTCTTATGGGGTTGGATTCATCAACTCCGTTGCCATGCCATTCTT GGCTCTATAAGGGAAAATGGTCATAAGGTCGATGAGTATGCAATTCCTGAGGGTGATTGGTTTGAATATGTTTCGTCTCCGCATTATCTTGCTGAATTT GTTATATATGGCGGGCTGGTGATTGCAAGCGGCTTTTATGATATTACAATCTGGTTGGTCTTTGTTTTCGTG GTGGCCAATCTCTCCCTTGCTGCTGGCGAAACTCATAAATGGTACATTCATAAATTTGACAACTATCCTAGAAACCGTTACGCTATCATCCCTTTCATTTACTAA
- the LOC131001621 gene encoding polyprenol reductase 2-like isoform X1, with translation MSSWIESFFSSLESLLNQASSMAVEALLRAAWIACTLPLLAALITFPKINAFRHFVLQLAVRGKIMDSSSRKFTIPQKYFCHFYIVGVIWTTFLLVTTWIYAYKTTAIVSESSLYSSIASQLTGVSHELSLHKSHSSVVDYKYGIWKSVFLLLLMEAQILRRLIESIYVFKYSPSARMHIAGYLTGLFFYTAAPLSLCCTYSMEVFKLVANLLVEFIVKGKDRMQVTELSFWGHVYPLLQLKWYEWIGAAFFLWGWIHQLRCHAILGSIRENGHKVDEYAIPEGDWFEYVSSPHYLAEFVIYGGLVIASGFYDITIWLVFVFVVSLNFLDIAKNVVPIHLRIHKNGRCLTLVIIVPLLGGQSLPCCWRNS, from the exons ATGTCGTCTTGGATTGAAAGCTTCTTCAGCTCCTTAGAATCACTGCTTAATCAGGCGTCATCCATGGCGGTCGAGGCGCTGCTTAGAGCAGCCTGGATTGCATGCACGCTGCCACTTCTGGCGGCGTTGATTACCTTCCCTAAAATCAACGCATTTCGCCACTTCGTGCTTCAGCTCGCCGTCCGCGGCAAGATTATGGACTCTTCCTCCAGa AAATTCACTATTCCTCAGaaatatttttgtcatttttacaTTGTTGGTGTTATATGGACTACTTTTCTACTTGTGACTACTTGGATCTATGCATACAAAACGACTGCAATAGTTTCCGAGTCATCCCTGTATTCGAGTATTGCTAGCCAGTTGACTGGAGTTTCGCACGAGTTGTCCTTGCACAAGTCCCATTCATCGGTGGTTGATTACAAATATGGGATATGGAAGTCTGTGTTTTTGCTTCTGTTGATGGAAGCTCAAATCTTGCGGCGCCTTATAGAGAGTATATACGTGTTCAAGTATAGTCCCTCTGCTCGGATGCATATTGCTGGTTACCTCACCGGCCTTTT TTTCTATACTGCAGCTCCACTATCCCTCTGCTGCACATACTCTATGGAGGTGTTCAAACTTGTGGCAAATTTGCTTGTAGAATTTATTGTTAAAGGGAAAGATAGAATGCAAGTCACGGAACTTAGTTTTTGGGGGCATGTGTATCCTCTTTTGCAACTCAAATGGTATGAATGGATTGGTGCTGCTTTTTTCTTATGGGGTTGGATTCATCAACTCCGTTGCCATGCCATTCTT GGCTCTATAAGGGAAAATGGTCATAAGGTCGATGAGTATGCAATTCCTGAGGGTGATTGGTTTGAATATGTTTCGTCTCCGCATTATCTTGCTGAATTT GTTATATATGGCGGGCTGGTGATTGCAAGCGGCTTTTATGATATTACAATCTGGTTGGTCTTTGTTTTCGTGGTAAGTCTTAATTTTCTTGACATTGCTAAGAATGTGGTACCCATTCATCTACGCATACATAAAAATGGCCGATGTTTAACTTTGGTGATAATTGTACCGTTGTTAGGTGGCCAATCTCTCCCTTGCTGCTGGCGAAACTCATAA
- the LOC131001654 gene encoding transcription factor MYB20-like, translated as MGRQPCCDKVGLKKGPWTADEDKKLINFILTNGQCCWRALPKLAGLLRCGKSCRLRWTNYLRPDLKRGLLSACEEKLVIDLHAQLGNRWSKIASHLPGRTDNEIKNHWNTHIKKKLKKMGIDPVTHQPLPPPTAVDELGATESTTTFEQSTISTDESNDDKIMSPFESSDVLLVNSSDFCIDEIPVMEPHEILLPPSDHHSPSCSSSSSSSNAAQSFQDYCSEILNTNIWDQEFGDVFDLLGDFNGKAALDFESSLPIIIGDEDCWKFDVM; from the exons ATGGGGAGACAGCCTTGCTGTGACAAAGTTGGATTAAAGAAAGGGCCTTGGACCGCTGATGAAGATAAGAAACTCATCAATTTCATTCTCACTAATGGCCAATGCTGCTGGAGAGCTCTCCCTAAACTTGCAG GTCTGCTGAGGTGTGGAAAGAGCTGCAGATTGAGATGGACTAACTATCTCAGGCCAGATTTGAAGAGAGGACTTCTCTCTGCGTGTGAAGAGAAATTGGTGATTGATCTTCATGCCCAGCTAGGGAACAG ATGGTCCAAGATTGCCTCTCATCTCCCCGGGAGAACAGACAACGAAATCAAGAATCATTGGAACACACACATAAAAAAGAAGCTGAAGAAAATGGGAATCGACCCCGTCACCCACCAGCCTCTGCCGCCGCCAACCGCCGTGGATGAGTTGGGTGCGACCGAGTCCACCACCACATTTGAGCAGTCAACCATTTCAACTGACGAAAGCAATGATGACAAAATCATGAGCCCCTTTGAGTCAAGCGATGTGTTATTAGTCAACAGCTCGGATTTCTGCATTGACGAAATTCCCGTGATGGAGCCCCACGAGATCCTGCTCCCGCCGTCCGATCACCACTCTCCGTCGTGCTCGTCGTCTTCGTCGTCGTCAAACGCGGCGCAGAGCTTCCAGGATTACTGCAGCGAGATACTGAACACCAACATCTGGGACCAAGAATTCGGAGACGTCTTTGATTTGTTGGGCGATTTCAACGGGAAAGCTGCACTCGACTTTGAATCTTCCTTGCCGATCATCATTGGAGATGAAGATTGTTGGAAATTTGATGTCATGTGA